The Streptococcus iniae genome contains the following window.
ATCATGGTAACTACTGTTGGTAAGATTTTGTTTAATGACATCATGCCAGAAGATCTTCCATATTTGCAAGAACCAAACAATGCTAACTTAACAGAAGGTACTCCAGATAAATACTTCCTTGAACCAGGTCAAGAAATCCAAGACGTTATTGACGGTTTGGAACTCAATGTCCCATTCAAGAAGAAAAATCTAGGAAATATCATCGCTGAAACTTTCAAACGTTTCCGCACAACAGAAACATCAGCTTTCCTTGACCGCTTGAAAGACTTAGGTTACTACCATTCAACACTTGCTGGTTTAACAGTTGGTATTGCTGATATTCCAGTTATTGATAATAAAGCTGAAATTCTTGAAGCTGCTCACCATCGTGTTGAAGAAATAAACAAAGCCTTCCGTCGTGGTTTGATGACTGAAGATGATCGTTATGTTGCTGTTACAACAACATGGCGTGAAGCAAAAGAAGCGCTTGAAAAACGTCTGATTGAAACACAAGATCCTAAAAACCCAATCGTTATGATGATGGACTCAGGTGCCCGTGGTAACATCTCAAACTTCTCACAGCTTGCCGGTATGCGTGGTTTGATGGCTGCTCCTAACGGACGTATCATGGAATTGCCTATCCTTTCAAACTTCCGTGAAGGTTTGACCGTTTTGGAAATGTTCTTCTCAACCCATGGTGCTCGTAAAGGGATGACCGATACAGCCCTTAAGACAGCCGACTCTGGTTACCTTACTCGTCGTTTGGTTGATGTTGCCCAAGATGTTATTATCCGTGAAGATGATTGTGGAACTGACCGAGGTCTTCTCATTAAAGCTATCACAGATGGCAAAGAAGTTACAGAAACACTTGAAGAACGCCTTCAAGGGCGTTATACTCGTAAATCAGTGAAGCATCCTGAAACTGGTGAAGTTCTTATCGGAGCTGATCAATTGATTTCAGAAGATATGGCCCGTAAAATTGTTGATGCAGGCGTTGAAGAAGTAACAATTCGTTCAGTCTTCACATGTGCTACAAAACACGGTGTATGTCGTCACTGTTATGGTATCAACCTTGCAACAGGTGATGCTGTTGAAGTTGGTGAAGCAGTTGGTACAATTGCCGCTCAATCAATCGGTGAGCCTGGTACACAGCTTACAATGCGTACCTTCCATACCGGTGGTGTTGCGTCAAATACCGATATCACTCAAGGTCTTCCTCGTATCCAAGAAATCTTTGAAGCACGTAACCCTAAAGGGGAAGCTGTTATCACTGAGGTTAAAGGTACCGTTGTTGACGTTGAAGAAGATGCTTCAACACGTACTAAGAAAGTATTTGTTGAAGGTAAAACTGGTAAAGGTGAATACATCGTTCCATTTACAGCTCGTATGAAAGTTGAAATTGGCGACGAAGTTAACCGTGGTGAGTCTCTAACTGAAGGGTCAATCCAACCAAAACGTCTTCTTGAAGTCCGTGATACATTGTCAGTTGAGACATACTTACTTGCTGAGGTACAAAAAGTTTACCGTAGCCAAGGGGTAGAAATCGGGGACAAACACGTTGAAGTTATGGTTCGTCAAATGCTCCGTAAAGTTCGCGTTATGGATCCAGGTGATACAGAGCTTCTTCCAGGAACACTTATGGACATTGCAGACTTTACTGATGCCAACAAAGATATTGTTATCTCAGGTGGTAACCCTGCAACATCACGTCCTGTTCTTATGGGGATTACAAAAGCCTCACTTGAAACCAATTCATTCTTGTCAGCTGCATCCTTCCAGGAAACAACTCGTGTCCTTACAGATGCTGCTATCCGTGGTAAGAAAGATCACCTACTTGGTCTTAAAGAAAATGTTATCATCGGTAAAATCATCCCAGCTGGTACTGGTATGGCACGCTACCGTAACATTGAACCACAAGCAATTAATGAAGTTGAAATTATTGAAGAACCAACTGTTGAAGAAACAGTCGTTTCAGAAAATTAATCACAATAAAGCAAACACTTTCAAAGGTGTTTGCTTTTTTTGTTTGCCGACCTCATGAGCAGAATTTTTCCAAAAAGACCTTTAATCAGCTATAATAGGCTAAAGAAGAGGTAAAAAAATGTATCAAGTAATTAAAATGTTCGGAGATTGGGAGCCCTGGTGGTTTATTGAAGGTTGGCAAGACGATATTATTTTAGAAAAAACGTTTGAAAACTGGGAAGAAGCTCTCGCTTATTATCAAAAAGAGTGGTTAATGATGAAGAGTCACTTTGAGAATTTTCATAGTCAAAAAAATTTATTAGCCACCTTTTGGAAAACTGGGGAAACAAGATGGTGTGAGGAATGTGTTGATAATCTCCAACAATTCCATTCAATCTTATTATTAAAAGATTATGACATCGTTTCTCCAGAAGACAATGTTGAATCTTTTGAACAAGCTAACAATTCTCCTACACCACCATACCTCTGCAAGTTAAATCTATAAAAGACTAAGTTTATCTAAAACTTGGTCTTTTTTTTCGAATAATGATATAAGGAGGTCTTAATGATTCAAAGCTTAGGAAAAGAAGTGATTAAAATGGCAGATGACTTGAAGGCTCAGGACATATATATTATTCCAGAGGGCGATGATTACAAGATTCATATGCGTATTGATGGAGAAAGAAGACGCATTGAATCTTTTGATGGCGCACAGATGCCTCAACTCATCAGTCACTTTAAATATCTATCGGGAATGAATGTTGGCGAAAAACGTCGATGCCAACTTGGCGCCTGTGATTACCAATATGGTGCTAAAAATGACATATCGCTTCGACTATCAACAGTTGGAGATTATCGTGGGAAGGAAAGTTTAGTAATCAGGCTTTTACACCACCAAAACAGGTCCTTATCTTTTTGGTTTGATAGGGAAAAGGAATTGGCCGAGCAAGTCACCAGACGAGGACTTTATTTATTTTCAGGCCCCGTTGGTTCCGGTAAAACGAGTTTAATGTATCAACTTCTAGCAAAGGATTCTAAACAAAAGCAAATCATCACTATTGAAGATCCCGTTGAGATTAAGGACACAAGAATGCTACAGTTGCAAGTAAATGACAGTATTGGAACGACATATGATAATTTAATTAAATTATCTTTGCGTCATCGTCCAGATGTTCTCATTATTGGTGAAATTAGAGACACTGAGACAGCTAGAGCAGCCATTAGAGCAAGTTTAACTGGTAGTGTCGTCTTTTCCACCATACATGCTAAAAGCATCAAGGGTGTCTATGAGAGATTAATTGAATTAGGAATCTCTAGAGAAGAAGTGACACAAACACTTCAACTTGTTGTTTATCAACGGCTACTTGGTGGTCGAGGCTTAATTGACTTTACACGAAAGGGGTTTGAAAACTATCAACAAGAGCAGTGGAATAAAGACTTGGATCAACTTTTTGCGGATGGATATCTCACTGAGCAAGAAATCCAAACAGAGAAAATTATCAGCTAAAAAGCAGTATCAATTAATGCAACTCTTTCATAATTTATTTGCAAGTGGTTTTAGCTTATCTGAAATAGTGGCATTTTTAGAAAAAAGTCACTTATTGGAAGCAAAATACCTTGATAGAATAAAAGAAAACCTCATCAGTGGACGAAGTTTAGCAGAAATGACTAGAAGTTTAGGTTATCCTGACAGTATTGTAACGCAAATTAGTTTTGCAGATATTCATGGCAATACCAAGGAAAGCTTGTTTAAAATTATGCATTACCTTGATAAAGTGGCACAAGTCAGGAAAAAAACATTAGAAGTCCTAACTTATCCTCTTATTTTGCTTAGTTTTTTAATAGCCATCATGTTTGGCTTACGCCATTATCTGCTTCCTCAAATAGAGGAGTCTAATGGGCTTACTCAATTTTTGACTTACTTCCCTTTAGTTTTTTTGATTTTCTTAATATTGGGATTGCTACTCACATTTTACTTGAGCATTAGGTGGCGAAAACACTCACAATTAAAACAAGTCAAGCAGTTTAGTCGGATACCTTTTTTAAAAGACTATATTAGCCTATATATAACTGCCTATTTTGCGCGTGAATGGGGAAGTTTAATGGGACAAGGCCTTGAGTTGAGTTCAATACTAACCGTTATGGCAAAAGAACAATCTCCTCTGGTAAAAGAAATCGGCCAAGATATGCAGGCCTATTTTTTAGAGGGTGGTGCTTTGCATGACAAAGTGTTACAATACCCATTTTTTCAAAAGGAATTAAGCTTAATGATTGAATATGGAGATATCAAGGCTAAATTAGGTCAAGAATTAGAAATTTATGCTCAACTAACATGGGAAAGATTCTTTAGCCGCTTATTTCAAGCGACACAATGGATTCAACCTATTATATTCTTATTTGTTGCACTTATTATTGTGTGCATTTACGCGGCAATGCTTTTGCCCATGTATCATTCAATTGGAGGTTCTATATAAATGAAAACAAAATGTAAACAACTAAAAGAAAGCCGTACTAAAGCTTTCACACTTCTAGAAATGTTGATTGTTTTGCTAATTATTAGTGTTCTTATGCTACTGTTTATTCCGAATTTAAGTAAGCAAAAAGATAAGGTTACAGATGCTGGTAATGCTGCAGTGGTTAAAATTGTTGAAAATCAGGCGGAACTATATGAATTAACGGAAGGTGGGAAAGCAAGCCTCGCTCAACTCCAATCAAAAGGTCATATTACAGACAAACAAGCGAAGGCTTATCAGGATTATTATGCCAAAAACAGTGACAAGCATAGACAAGTTAACAACTAGAGCCTTCACGCTAATTGAAGCTTTAATATGTCTATTAATCATAACATCGTCAATCCTCTTACTGTCTCTCCCGATTAGGGGAATTTATAGTAAAGTTGAAGAACAACTCTTTTTCCTTTCCTTTGAGAATTGTTATAGGCATAGCCGAAAAGTAAGTTTACTGAGGCAAAAGGAGCATTATTTTCAAGTTTCAGAAAAGAAAATCAGATTTGAGGAGCAAGAATTAACGATTCCTAACAGTGTTAAGGCATTAGGGAGTCATAAGATAAGATTAAACAAGTTAGGCGGCAATCATTCATTAGCCAAAATAACATTTAAAACAGGGGCACAAGAGATTACTTATCAGCTAAATTTAGGGAGTGGAACATATCGAAAAACGAGTCGTTAGAGCTTATTTGTTACTTGAGGGAGTTATAGCCTTAGCTATTATGGTTATAATTGTCAGTCTTATCTTAACAGGAATAAGACTAAATCAACAATTTTTAGCCAAATCTAGGCATCAAGAAGAGCTTATTGTGACTGCTCTAATGGCAGTGCAGACCAATCGAAGACATTTGAAAATAAATGGATGTGAGGTGGACGTTGTTAGAAGTGAAAAAGGGATTGAAGTTAGTGAAAAGCATCAAAAAGTCTTTAGCCTTAAGAAAAATTAGCCTCAAGGCATTTACGCTTTTAGAGTGTATGTTGGCCTTAGTGATATTGTCAGGTGCCATCTTAGTTTATCAAGGAATGACAAAATCTTTATTTTTTAACATGTCTTATTTGGTTGAAAATGATCAGGACAAGTGGTTGTTGTTTTCACAACAGTTGAGAGCTGAGTTAACAGGAGCTCGGTTTGAGAAGGTCGAAAATAATAAACTTTACGTAGCAAAAGAAGGAAAGCAGATAGCTTTTGGACTTTCAAAACAAGGAGATTTTCGAAAAACAGCAGCAAATGGTCATGGTTATCATCCCATGCTTCTGGATCTTAAAGATGCTAAGATTAGTCATCATAATAAGGAGATTACAGTAAGTATCACTTGGAAAAGTGGGCTAGAAAGAGTCTTTCTTTATGCTTTTTAAAAATCGTGTTAAAGCGGGCATCCTCTTATATGCCCTTCTAATGTCTTCCTTATTTCTTCTCCTTGTGCAAGTTTATTTGGAGCAAGTAAATGCCTTTAAAAGGGAATATATCTTACAAATCGACCATTCAAGGGCCTACATGATGGCTGAGTATATACGACAGTCTTCTTTGGATGGCAGTGGTCAAGTCATTTTTGACAGTGGAACTGTTCACTACCAAACAGTAAAGAATAATCAAAAGTTGACAGTTAAACTGACAAGTGGAGCTAGTTATCAATTAACTTTCCCGATAGAAGAACAAGGCAATAAAACTCAGTTGAATCAAGGAGATCTAAAGCCATAGACTCAAGGAATTAAATGCTGTCTTCCTTTCTATTTTCAAGCATTTTTGATATGATAGAACTATGAATTTTGAAAATATTGAGAAAGCTTTTGAGCTTATTTTAGAAAATAGTCAACTTATTGAAAATGAGTTGAAAACGCACATTTATGATGCCCTTATTGAGCAGAATTCTTTTTATTTGGGAGCTGAAGGTGCTAGTGAGCAGGTCGCTAAAAACAATGAAGTTTTAAGGTCACTCAATTTAAGTAAAGAAGAGTGGCGTCGCGCTTTTCAGTTTATTTTTATCAAGGTTGGTCAAACAGAAAAACTGCAGGCGAATCACCAATTTACACCAGATAGTCTAGGTTTCCTTATTTTATTTTTAATTGAAACCTTGACACAAGAAGACTCTCTTGACATTTTAGAGATTGGCAGTGGGACAGGTAATCTAGCACAAACACTTTTGAATAATAGTGGTAAACAATTAGATTACTTAGGTATTGAAGTGGACGATTTACTCATTGATTTATCAGCTAGTATAGCTGAGATAATGAATTCGACAGCACGTTTTGTTCAAGAAGATGCCGTTAGACCACAAATTTTGAAAGAAAGTCATATTATTATCAGTGATTTACCAGTAGGTTATTATCCTAATGATGAGATTGCTAGTCGTTATCAGGTTGCAAGTCCAGATGGTCATACCTATGCCCATCACTTATTGATGGAACAGGCTTTGAAATATTTAAAACAAGATGGCTTTGCAATTTTCTTAGCACCAGCCAGTCTTTTGCAAAGTCAACAAAGCCATCTCCTTAAAGAGTGGTTAAAAGGTTATGCTCAGTTATCTGCAGTGATTACCTTGCCAGAAACATTCTTTGGAGATCCATCCGTGGCTAAATCACTGATTGTTCTGCAAAAGCAGAGTGACAAAAAAGGAGAAACCTTTGTTTATCCATTGACTGATTTACAGTCTGCAGATAAGGTTCGTCTCTTCATGGAGAACTTCAAAAAATGGAAAGCTGATAATGTCTTTTCATGATATTTTTTGATATAATAGGATAGCATTACAGTAAACGATTACAAGAGAGGTAAAAAATGTCTAAAACAATTGCAATTAATGCAGGTAGTTCAAGTCTTAAATGGCAACTTTATCAAATGCCAGAAGAAACAGTTCTTGCGCAAGGAGTTATCGAGCGTATTGGATTGAAAGATTCTATTTCAACAGTTAAATTTGACGGGAAAAAAGAAGAGCAAATCACTGATATTCCTGACCATACAACTGCTGTTAAAATCTTATTGAATGATTTACTCCATTTCAATATTATGTCATCTTACGATGAAATTACAGGAGTTGGACACCGTATTGTTGCTGGTGGTGAGTACTTTAAAGAATCAGTTGTTGTTGATGAAGATGTGGTGACAAAAGTTGAAGAATTATCAGCCTTAGCACCTTTGCATAATCCTGGCGCAGTAGCTGGAATTCGTGCTTTCCGTGAATTATTACCTGATATTACAAGTGTTTGTGTCTTTGACACATCTTTCCATACAACAATGGCAAAACACACTTACCTTTATCCTATTCCACAAAAATATTACACAGAAAACAAAGTTCGTAAATATGGTGCTCATGGAACAAGTCATAAATATGTAGCTGAAGAAGCTGCGAAGATGCTTGGTCGTCCACTAGAAGAATTAAAATTGATCACAGCTCATATTGGTAATGGCGTATCAATCACAGCTAATTACCATGGAAAATCAATTGATACCTCAATGGGATTCACACCACTTGCTGGTCCAATGATGGGAACACGTTCTGGGGATATTGACCCAGCTATTATTCCTTACTTGATTGCACAAGTACCAGAATTTAAAGATGCGGCAGATGTTGTAAACATGCTGAATAAAGAATCAGGTTTGGGTGGAGTATCAGGAATTTCAAGTGATATGCGTGATATTGAAGCAGGTCTTGAACAAAACAACCCAGATGCTGTTTTAGCATACAACATTTTTGTTGACCGCATTAAGAAATTTGTCGGCCAGTACTTTGCTGTTTTAAATGGAGCAGACGCTTTGGTATTTACAGCAGGTATGGGTGAAAATGGACCTTTGATGCGTCAGGACGTTGTTAATGGCTTGTCATGGTTTGGTATGGAAGTTGACCCTGAGAAAAATGTTTTTGGCTTCCGTGGGGACATCTCAACACCAGAATCAAAAGTTAAAGTCTTGGTTATTTCAACTGATGAAGAACTATGTATCGCGCGTGATGTTGAACGTTTGAAAAACACAAAATAAGACAATACATCAATGCTTAAAAAGGAGAAACAAAAAGTTTCTCTTTTTTTGTTGACAATAAATGTAAAGTGAGCTATACTTTTTTGTGTAAAAAGAACTTTACTAAGAGAGTGGGTGTTTTTTTGGAAAACTGTATTCAAGACTTGCGAAAAGCTCGCAAATTAAGTCAAGCTGAGTTGGCTGATCATATGGGGGTTACCAGACAGACCATTATTTCTTTAGAGAAAGGCCGTTACAATGCATCATTGGAATTAGCTTTTAATTTAGCGACTTATTTTGATTGTTTAATTGAAGATATTTTTCTTTATCGAAAAGATAAGAACTAGGGGTGAGTAAACATGTTAGATTATATTATTACTTTATTGCAGGACAAGCCAAGTTTACAATCATTTAAGAAACGTATCATGTTGTGGAGTTATTTTTCTATTTTTATGGGAATCCTTACAATGATTGTGTTGCTCCGATCAAACTATGAAAGTTACACTAAAGGATTTTTAATAGGAATTGCTATTTCAAGTGTTCCACTTGGCATCTATGGCATTATCATCGCCAATAATTCTGAAAAGTTAAAAACATTGTATATTAAGAATGTAGATGAACGTAATCAAGAAATTTCTAAAATTTCAGCAGTAGTAACAGTGATATTAACGATTTTCATGCTTATTATCTGTATCTGTTTAAATGCTTTTTTAAACATTCAATTTGACTATAGATTATTTCTTGTCTTTTTACTATATTTTGTTATTATTGTTTACGTTGCTGGTCAAAGGCTCGTTAGTCGGTACCTTTAGGAGGATATGATGAAAGAAAAAATAATGCATAAAGTGAAATGGTTTGTTTTAGCCCTTGTGGTTATTGTTGTTGAACAACTTCCAATCTTGCTCGTCAAAAAAGGAAAAGAACCTTGGCAAGTGGCTCTTATTTGTTTTCTTTTTCTGGCTATTACATTAGCAACCTTAATCTTAGCAAAAAAAGCAAAGTTATTGAGTTCAGATGCCTTTTCAAAAGGGGATCAGGTTGTTCTTTGGGTTGGACTTGGCTTTGCAGCAATGATTATCGTTAAGATTTTAGGTTCTATTATCTTGACAATTGAAAAAGGGGGTCACGCCAATACTGCCAACCAAGCTGCCTTGGAACAAGCAAATTTACCGGCAATTCTTCTTGTTATACTCGCAGCAGTTGTGGCGCCAGTTGTTGAAGAAGTTGTCTTTCGCGGGCTTATTTTAGGAAAAGTCTTTGGGGATGGGTCTTACCTTGGACTTATCGTCAGCAGCTTTCTTTTTGGTGGCCTTCATAGTCCAAGTGATATTGGAAGTTGGGTTATCTATGGCGGCATGGGACTGGTCTTAGGTTTTGTTTATATGAAAACTAAAAAGCTAGAGTATAGCATCTTGATTCATTTTGTCAACAATGGCTTAGGTGTTCTCTTCATGCTACTTATGCCTTATCTTAAGTAATCAAAAAAACCTTATAGTTGAACAAGTGTTCAATTATAAGGTTTTTGCTTTTGCGATGGTTTTGTCTATAGCAGAGCTGACAGCATGTGTTAGTCCTTGTTTTTCAAGTTCCATAAGGCCAGCAATAGTTGTGCCTCCAGGACTACAGATTTTATCAATTAAATCATTTGGTTTTTCAGAACCAAGTAGTAGTTGCTGGGCACTAGCTGCTACTGTTTGACTGACAATTTCAAGAGCCATCTCTTTTGGCATGCCATTTTTAAGACCAGCCTTAGTCATGGCTTCGATAAAGAGGTAGATGTAAGCTGGACTTGAGCCTGCCAAGGCTGTGAATGTATCAAAGTCTTTCTCAGCAATAGAAAAGCAACTGCCAAAAGAATCAACCATTTCTTTAGCAGAAACAAAGAGTGCAGGATCGACCAGTTCGTTGTAACTGATAGCTGTCGTGCTTTGCAGAATTTGCGCATTCATGTTTGGCATGATACGAAATAGTGGCAAATGATCGCCAACAATCTGACTGATTCGCTCTAAGTTTAAGCCCGCTGCCATGGACATGACAGGTTGCTTAAATGTTAGTGGCTTAAGTATTGTTTCGAACACCTGTGGTTTAATGCCCAGAATAATAAAATCTGTTTGATCAATCAACTCTTGATGAGAGTTAGCATAGGCCACTTGTAAGTTATCAGCAATCTCTTTGGAACGGCTTAAGCTTGAACCTGAGATGATAATGTCGTGGTCGGTTTGTTTGAGGCCATTAATAATTGCGCTAGCCATTTTACCAACACCAATGAAACCAACTTTCATAATGTTACTCCTAGTGTTTTGTTTTAGTAATGATTGATAAGGTCTACTGTTGAACGATCTAGTTTTTTGACAATGGCTTGAAGGAAAGCTTGTGCTTCTAAGAAATCATCCATTGCATATAAGGTTTGATGTGAGTGAATATAGCGGGCACAAACACCAATAGTTGTTGAAGGAACGCCTTGATTTTTCAAGTGAGCTGCACCAGCATCTGTACCACCTTTGCCACAATAGAATTGGTAGTTGACACCAGCTTCCTCGGCAGTTGTTAGCAGGAAATCACGCATGTCTTTTAGCAGGACATGCCCTGGGTCGTAGAAACGTATGAGAGTGCCGTCGCCAATTTTCCCTTGGTCACCATAGATGTCACCGGCAGGTGAGCAGTCAACAGCAAAGAAGAGCTCGGGATCAAACTTGGTTGTTGAGACATGTGCGCCTCGGAGTCCAACTTCCTCTTGCACATTTGCGCCAGCAATTAACCTATTGTTAAGGTCTTGTCCTTTGAGGTTTTCAAGAAGTTCTGTCACCATGAGTACACCGTAACGGTTGTCCCAAGCTTTTGAGATGATGTTTTCTTGGTTGGCTGTTAGGATTGTTTCGGATTGCGGGACGATAATATCGCCAGGAGCGACACCATAAGCTTGTGCTTGTGCTTTGTCTTTAAAACCTGCGTCAAAGATGATATTTGAAATACTTGGCAGGTTAGATGAGCCATTTGCGCCACGTAGGAAGTGAGGAGGAACAGATCCGGAAATCACAGGGATAGCCTTGCCTTCTCGGGTGTAGAGGGTGAAGCGTTGTGAGCTAACCACTAGCGGGTTCCAGCCACCAATCTCAACAACTGAGAATGTGCCATTGTCTTTGATGTGACTAATCATAAAGCCGACTTCATCCATATGAGCAGCAACTAGAATATTTGGGGCATCAGGTGCTTGACTTTCTTTGATGCCAAAGATACCACCAAGTCCGTCGGTTTCCACCTTATCCACTAAGGGGGTCATTTTAAGGCGCAAGTAGTCCCGTACACTGTGTTCATAGCCAGCAATGCTATCTAACTCGGTGATTTCTTTAATCTTTGAAAATAGATTAGTCATTCTTCATCTCCTCTTGTTTGATCGTTTTCGAAATGGTATCAATTTTACCTTTCTATTCTATCATTTTTGGAGTATTTTAGCTATGATGGACCAAAGCCTCCTCTAGCTTTTTTGCCCTCTTTTATGATAAAATGGACTGTATGAAGACTAGAAAAAGAAAACAACTTTCACACCTACTTGGAGCCTCAGCACTGGCTGTCACAGCTCTCTTATTGAAAGAAAAGTATGATGACAAGAAAAAAGAAAGATGCATCAGAGATTTGCGCCACTTCTTTTCCGAAATGGGAACCATTGATGTGCTTTATTTTGATCATTCAGGAGCTGCTTCTTCTCATCATCAGGGCGGTCTTGTCCTGTCTGATGGCAGATGCTTTAGTTTTACCTATGACAAGGGAGAAATTGTTTATCAGGAGGATATGTTATGATTATTCCAAAGAACTATGATGAATTGGCTCAATTGATTGAGACAAATGCTAAAGTGGTACTCTTTTTTACGGCAGATTGGTGCCCAGATTGTCGCTTTATCTATCCGGTCATGCCGGAGATTGAAGCTGAAAATGACAGTATGACCTTTGTCCAGGTAAACCGTGATGACTTCATGGCTGTCGCTCAAGAATGGAATATTTTTGGAATTCCAAGTTTTGTGGTCATTGAAAATGGGCAAGAACGTGGGCGTTTGGTTAATAAACTGCGCAAAACTAAGGCTGAAATTAATCAGTTTTTAGCTAATTACAAGTAAAGGAAAGAAACAAAAAATGATTTTTGCTTATAATAAAGAACAAGTTGGAGATGTCTTGATGGTGATCCTTCAAGAGACAAAAGATGTCAAACGTCATGTTGAGCGTCGTGGTAAAGTGGCGCGTGTGGTGTCAGAAGAAAATGGCGATACGCTTGCTTGGAACATATTTGAGGCATCAACCTTACTTGATATTACTGAAAATGGACAAGTCTTCCTTACCCAGTCAGATATTGATTGTTTAAATCAAGAGTTGCAAAAAGAAGGCTTTGATGCCACTTTAGAAGCCAGTGAAACACCTGTTTTTTGTGTTGGTCAAATTCTTGAAATGGTTGCTCATCCAGACAGTGACCATCTTAATATTTGCCAAGTACAGATTGCAGATCATAAACAGGTTCAAATCGTGGCAGGTGCGCCAAATGCAACAGTGGGTCTTAAAACAATCGTTGCCCTCCCAGGTGCTATGATGCCAAGCGGTAGCTTGATTTTCCCTGGAAAATTAAGAGGGGAAGATTCTTTTGGGATGATGTGTTCTCCACGCGAATTAGATTTGCCAAATGCTCCACAAAAACGTGGCATTATTGAATTAGATGCATCAGCAGTTGTTGGGGAATCTTTTGATCCAGAAAAACACTGGAAAGCTTAAGAAAAACTGCCTTAGTTATTGGAACTAAGGCAGTTTTTTAGGATTGTAAAATAAAAGCTGTGCAACCCAATTGGTGAACAGGAACCAAGCCGAAAGCTTGGTAAAATGCCAATGTCTTTGGAGAACTTTCTGTTAATAATTGGATGTGATAACATCCTTTATAGGTATCTAAGACCAATTGCAATAAGGCAGAGCCGATTCCTTTTCGATGATGACTTTTTAAGACAATTAAATCCTGTACCACAACGAGTGAGTGACCATCTC
Protein-coding sequences here:
- the rpoC gene encoding DNA-directed RNA polymerase subunit beta', whose product is MVDVNRFKSMQITLASPSKVRSWSYGEVKKPETINYRTLKPEREGLFDEVIFGPTKDWECACGKYKRIRYKGIVCDRCGVEVTRAKVRRERMGHIELKAPVSHIWYFKGIPSRMGLTLDMSPRALEEVIYFAAYVVIDPKETPLEPKSLLTEREYREKIQEYGYGSFVAKMGAEAIQDLLKRVDLPTEIAELKEELKSATGQKRIKAVRRLDVLDAFNKSGNKPEWMVLNILPVIPPDLRPMVQLDGGRFAASDLNDLYRRVINRNNRLARLLELNAPGIIVQNEKRMLQEAVDALIDNGRRGRPITGPGSRPLKSLSHMLKGKQGRFRQNLLGKRVDFSGRSVIAVGPTLKMYQCGVPREMAIELFKPFVMREIVAREFAGNVKAAKRMVERGDERIWDILEEVIKEHPVLLNRAPTLHRLGIQAFEPVLIDGKALRLHPLVCEAYNADFDGDQMAIHVPLSEEAQAEARLLMLAAEHILNPKDGKPVVTPSQDMVLGNYYLTMEDAGREGEGMIFKDKDEAVMAYQNGYAHLHSRVGIAVDSMPNKPWKDSQRHKIMVTTVGKILFNDIMPEDLPYLQEPNNANLTEGTPDKYFLEPGQEIQDVIDGLELNVPFKKKNLGNIIAETFKRFRTTETSAFLDRLKDLGYYHSTLAGLTVGIADIPVIDNKAEILEAAHHRVEEINKAFRRGLMTEDDRYVAVTTTWREAKEALEKRLIETQDPKNPIVMMMDSGARGNISNFSQLAGMRGLMAAPNGRIMELPILSNFREGLTVLEMFFSTHGARKGMTDTALKTADSGYLTRRLVDVAQDVIIREDDCGTDRGLLIKAITDGKEVTETLEERLQGRYTRKSVKHPETGEVLIGADQLISEDMARKIVDAGVEEVTIRSVFTCATKHGVCRHCYGINLATGDAVEVGEAVGTIAAQSIGEPGTQLTMRTFHTGGVASNTDITQGLPRIQEIFEARNPKGEAVITEVKGTVVDVEEDASTRTKKVFVEGKTGKGEYIVPFTARMKVEIGDEVNRGESLTEGSIQPKRLLEVRDTLSVETYLLAEVQKVYRSQGVEIGDKHVEVMVRQMLRKVRVMDPGDTELLPGTLMDIADFTDANKDIVISGGNPATSRPVLMGITKASLETNSFLSAASFQETTRVLTDAAIRGKKDHLLGLKENVIIGKIIPAGTGMARYRNIEPQAINEVEIIEEPTVEETVVSEN
- a CDS encoding DUF1033 family protein gives rise to the protein MYQVIKMFGDWEPWWFIEGWQDDIILEKTFENWEEALAYYQKEWLMMKSHFENFHSQKNLLATFWKTGETRWCEECVDNLQQFHSILLLKDYDIVSPEDNVESFEQANNSPTPPYLCKLNL
- the comGA gene encoding competence type IV pilus ATPase ComGA; translated protein: MIQSLGKEVIKMADDLKAQDIYIIPEGDDYKIHMRIDGERRRIESFDGAQMPQLISHFKYLSGMNVGEKRRCQLGACDYQYGAKNDISLRLSTVGDYRGKESLVIRLLHHQNRSLSFWFDREKELAEQVTRRGLYLFSGPVGSGKTSLMYQLLAKDSKQKQIITIEDPVEIKDTRMLQLQVNDSIGTTYDNLIKLSLRHRPDVLIIGEIRDTETARAAIRASLTGSVVFSTIHAKSIKGVYERLIELGISREEVTQTLQLVVYQRLLGGRGLIDFTRKGFENYQQEQWNKDLDQLFADGYLTEQEIQTEKIIS
- the comGB gene encoding competence type IV pilus assembly protein ComGB, which encodes MDISLSKKSKQRKLSAKKQYQLMQLFHNLFASGFSLSEIVAFLEKSHLLEAKYLDRIKENLISGRSLAEMTRSLGYPDSIVTQISFADIHGNTKESLFKIMHYLDKVAQVRKKTLEVLTYPLILLSFLIAIMFGLRHYLLPQIEESNGLTQFLTYFPLVFLIFLILGLLLTFYLSIRWRKHSQLKQVKQFSRIPFLKDYISLYITAYFAREWGSLMGQGLELSSILTVMAKEQSPLVKEIGQDMQAYFLEGGALHDKVLQYPFFQKELSLMIEYGDIKAKLGQELEIYAQLTWERFFSRLFQATQWIQPIIFLFVALIIVCIYAAMLLPMYHSIGGSI
- the comGC gene encoding competence type IV pilus major pilin ComGC encodes the protein MKTKCKQLKESRTKAFTLLEMLIVLLIISVLMLLFIPNLSKQKDKVTDAGNAAVVKIVENQAELYELTEGGKASLAQLQSKGHITDKQAKAYQDYYAKNSDKHRQVNN
- the comGD gene encoding competence type IV pilus minor pilin ComGD; this translates as MPKTVTSIDKLTTRAFTLIEALICLLIITSSILLLSLPIRGIYSKVEEQLFFLSFENCYRHSRKVSLLRQKEHYFQVSEKKIRFEEQELTIPNSVKALGSHKIRLNKLGGNHSLAKITFKTGAQEITYQLNLGSGTYRKTSR